A genomic window from Quercus lobata isolate SW786 chromosome 10, ValleyOak3.0 Primary Assembly, whole genome shotgun sequence includes:
- the LOC115963746 gene encoding probable LRR receptor-like serine/threonine-protein kinase At3g47570, translating to MKKQGRGFSLAAMSLRLLCTIHFQAILLLFIALLHAKIPTIFAGSSTSTFSYFGGNETDHQALLAFKKQITHDPENILSSWNESLHFCKWEGVTCGHKHRRVIVLDLSSRGLVGSLSPFIGNLSFIRVIQLYNNTIGGQIVDEVGRLLRLRGLALSINSFQGKIPANLSHCSKLKHLAVVKNSLLGSIPKELASLSKLEFLLVGKNNLTGGIPPFIGNLSSLQVFSAAYNALGGHIPDALGQLRSLNSLWLMSNELSGLIPPSLYNLSSLVTLSFPRNDLSGSLPADLFLTLPHLQWFQIYQNKFTGPLPVSLSNASELSWLEANENNFTGKLSVNFGGLQHLEWLFIHGNNLGSGDDDEMNFFQSLANCSSLQKLDLEMNQFEGTLPNVLGNFSTQLTFFAIDQNLIFGEIPSGIGNLVNLNNLFMDGNKFTGIIPSDVGNLQKLQRFSLSNNRLSGRLPITLGNLSLLNELSLNNNKLQGTIPSSIEKCQNLLLLDLSQNNLNGTIPKQLFAISMLSIGLNLAQNFFVGSLPSEVGKLVHLAMLNLSDNKLSGKIPSSLGSCTSLEYLYVEGNLFQGEIPTSLSSLRGIQVMDLSRNNFSSQIPNFLEKLSLKNLNLSFNDFQGKVPTKGVFANASTISVVGNNRLCGGISELMLPSCLTKKERLSLALTIVISVACVLIVVATVSFFLFYWHKNIRKDESSGSTLRKSLLKVSYQMLLKATDGFSLTNLIGAGSFGSVYKGILGEDGSIVAVKVLNLQRQGALRSFISECDALKNIRHRNLVKIITSCSSVDFQGNDFKALVYEFMPNGSLEKWLHMDLETDTEQAKIQNLNLLQRTNIAIDVACALNYLHHHCPVLVVHCDLKPSNILFDYDMTAHVGDFGLAKLLSELTIPKQSSSIGIRGTIGYTPPEYGLGSEVSTKGDVYSYGILLLEMITGKRPTDHMFEGGFSLHRYASMALPNCVMEIVDSKLLNNVDEVIDNHNFSPTNRKEECLISMVKVGVACSVDLPQERWDISKAISELHLVRDILLGSRS from the exons ATGAAAAAGCAAGGAAGAGGATTTTCCCTTGCAGCAATGAGTCTCAGACTATTGTGTACAATTCACTTTCAAGCCATCCTTCTCTTGTTCATTGCACTGCTGCATGCAAAAATTCCTACTATTTTTGCTGGTAGTAGTACTTCCACCTTCAGTTATTTTGGTGGGAATGAGACGGATCATCAGGCTTTGTTGGCCTTCAAAAAGCAGATAACACATGACCCTGAAAACATTTTGAGCTCATGGAATGAATCCCTCCATTTCTGCAAGTGGGAAGGTGTTACGTGCGGCCACAAGCATAGAAGAGTCATTGTATTAGATCTGAGTTCCAGAGGTTTGGTGGGTTCCTTGTCTCCATTCATAGGCAACCTCAGCTTCATTAGGGTAATCCAGCTCTACAACAACACCATTGGAGGCCAAATCGTAGATGAAGTTGGTCGTCTACTCAGGTTGCGAGGATTGGCCCTGTCTATTAACTCCTTCCAAGGGAAAATTCCTGCAAACCTTTCCCATTGCTCCAAACTTAAACATCTTGCAGTTGTTAAAAATAGCCTTTTAGGGTCAATCCCAAAGGAGCTTGCTTCTTTGTCAAAGCTGGAGTTTCTTCTTGTTGGCAAAAACAATCTCACAGGAGGAATCCCACCTTTTATTGGAAACTTAAGCTCCCTCCAAGTTTTTTCTGCAGCCTATAATGCCTTGGGAGGACACATTCCAGATGCCTTGGGTCAATTGAGAAGCTTAAATTCACTTTGGCTAATGTCAAACGAACTCTCTGGTTTGATCCCTCCATCTTTATATAATCTTTCGTCTCTTGTTACTTTGTCATTCCCCAGAAATGATCTTAGTGGAAGCCTTCCTGCAGACTTATTCCTCACCCTTCCTCATCTCCAGTGgtttcaaatttatcaaaacaaatttaCTGGACCTCTTCCGGTCTCATTATCTAATGCTTCAGAGTTAAGTTGGTTGGAAGCTAATGAGAACAACTTTACGGGGAAATTATCAGTCAATTTTGGAGGTTTACAACATTTGGAGTGGCTATTTATTCATGGAAATAATTTAGGAAGTGGAGATGATGatgaaatgaatttttttcaatctcTAGCCAATTGTAGCAGTTTGCAGAAGCTGGATCTCGAGATGAATCAATTTGAAGGTACATTGCCTAATGTTTTGGGAAATTTTTCTACCCAGCTTACATTTTTTGCAATTGAccaaaatcttatttttggaGAGATCCCTTCAGGTATAGGCAACCTAGTTAACTTGAACAACTTATTTATGGATGGCAACAAATTTACAGGGATAATCCCAAGTGATGTTGGTAATCTTCAAAAGTTACAACGATTTTCTTTGAGTAACAATAGGCTCTCAGGAAGGTTACCAATTACCCTTGGAAACCTATCATTGTTAAATGAACTGTccttaaataataacaaattgcAAGGAACTATCCCATCAAGTATAGAAAAGTGCCAAAATTTGTTGTTGCTAGATCTTTCTCAAAACAATCTCAATGGCACCATTCCAAAGCAACTCTTTGCAATTTCCATGCTGTCAATTGGACTCAATTTAGCACAAAACTTTTTCGTAGGTTCACTACCATCAGAAGTCGGCAAGTTAGTCCATTTAGCAATGTTGAACTTATCTGATAATAAGTTGTCTGGTAAAATTCCAAGCAGCCTAGGCTCTTGCACAAGCCTTGAGTACCTTTATGTGGAGGGTAATTTATTTCAAGGAGAAATTCCAACATCGCTGAGTTCTTTGAGAGGTATTCAAGTCATGGATCTTTCTCGAAACAACTTCTCTAgtcaaattccaaatttcttGGAGAAACTCTCCctcaagaatttgaatttatcctTTAATGATTTCCAGGGAAAGGTTCCAACAAAAGGAGTGTTCGCAAATGCTAGCACAATATCTGTTGTCGGAAACAACAGGCTTTGTGGGGGCATATCAGAACTCATGTTGCCCAGCTGCTTAACTAAAAAAGAGAGGTTGTCCCTCGCACTCACAATTGTAATTTCAGTGGCATGTGTGCTCATTGTAGTTGCCACAGtgtcctttttcttattttattggcacaaaaatataagaaaagatGAGTCTTCAGGATCTACCTTGAGAAAGTCGCTTTTGAAAGTGTCTTACCAAATGCTTCTCAAAGCAACAGATGGGTTCTCATTAACAAATTTGATTGGTGCGGGTAGTTTTGGTTCAGTGTATAAAGGCATCCTTGGTGAAGATGGGTCAATTGTTGCAGTCAAGGTACTAAATCTTCAACGTCAAGGAGCTCTTAGGAGCTTCATCTCTGAGTGTGACGCCTTGAAAAATATTCGTCACCGGAATCTTGTGAAGATAATAACTTCTTGCTCAAGTGTGGATTTTCAAGGAAATGATTTTAAGGCTCTAGTTTATGAGTTCATGCCAAATGGAAGTCTAGAAAAATGGTTACATATGGATTTGGAAACAGATACCGAGCAAGcaaagatacaaaatttgaacCTTCTTCAAAGAACAAACATTGCCATTGATGTTGCATGTGCACTCAATTACCTACACCACCATTGCCCAGTGCTAGTTGTTCACTGTGATCTAAAGCCAAGTAACATTCTTTTCGATTATGATATGACAGCTCATGTTGGAGATTTTGGGCTTGCAAAACTTCTTTCAGAACTTACAATTCCAAAACAAAGCAGCTCAATTGGAATAAGGGGAACCATCGGGTACACTCCTCCAG AGTACGGTCTAGGAAGTGAGGTGTCAACCAAAGGGGATGTCTACAGCTATGGAATCCTATTGTTAGAGATGATAACAGGAAAAAGGCCCACAGATCACATGTTTGAGGGAGGCTTTAGCCTTCACCGTTATGCTAGCATGGCCTTGCCTAATTGTGTAATGGAGATTGTTGACTCAAAgcttttaaataatgttgatGAAGTGATTGACAATCATAATTTTAGCCCTACAAATAGAAAAGAGGAGTGTTTGATATCCATGGTCAAGGTTGGAGTGGCGTGCTCTGTGGATTTGCCACAAGAACGATGGGACATTAGCAAGGCCATTTCTGAGCTGCATTTGGTCAGGGACATTCTTCTTGGCTCTAGGAGTTAA
- the LOC115963749 gene encoding 5' exonuclease Apollo isoform X1 — MPIEMPKGLPFSVDTWTSSSKRKRHHFLTHAHKDHSFGISSHFSFPIYSTLLTKTLVLQHYPQLDDSLFVEIEIGQSVVVDDPDGAFTVTAFDANHCPGAVMFLFEGNFGNILHTGDCRLTAECVQSLPKKFVGKKGKVPRCQLDYVFLDCTFGRFRQNLPSKHSAIQQVINCIWKHPDAPVVYLTCDLLGQEEILANVSQTFGSKIYVDKASNPECFQALTLTFPDIISEDSSSRFQVLDGFPKLYERAKAKLLEAQAHCQPAPLIIRPSAQWYACEEEFSENESQRKLRMNEAVRDQFGVWHVCYSIHSSKEELEWALQLLVPKWVVSTTPSCRAMELDFVKKHCFGNQVAPNDPIWKLLDIATEGSLDLDVSVKGVSGSPMVEEHTQTYAQPQFEPVKVSTGLKGLIKLSPPSKKVTLFGRARLGLQDFSFSHEGPIVASINNNPPQISASKVEEFSFQEETEVKCHKSESKTGIADIEVQCLKSVDKETEVLNNASLTIGSSKSYSERLRKFYRTMNVPVPQPLPSLVELMKANKCAKRKFEL; from the exons ATGCCAATAGAAATGCCCAAAGGGCTACCATTCTCAGTGGACACGTGGACTTCttcttcaaagagaaagaggcaCCACTTTTTAACTCATGCCCACAAAGACCACTCCTTTGGCATCTCTTCCCACTTCTCTTTCCCTATCTACTCAACCCTTCTCACCAAGACTCTGGTCCTTCAACACTACCCCCAG CTTGATGATTCATTGTTTGTGGAAATTGAAATTGGGCAATCGGTGGTTGTGGACGATCCTGATGGGGCTTTCACTGTCACGGCTTTTGATGCCAACCACTGCCCTG GAGCTGTAATGTTCTTGTTTGAAGGCAATTTTGGTAATATCTTGCACACAGGAGATTGCAGACTCACGGCTGAGTGTGTACAAAGTTTACCAAAGAAGTTTGTTGGCAAGAAAGGAAAAGTACCAAGGTGTCAACTTGATTATGTTTTCCTAGACTGCACATTTGGGAGATTTCGTCAGAACCTTCCCAGCAAGCACTCAGCAATCCAACAG GTTATTAATTGTATATGGAAGCATCCTGATGCCCCTGTGGTTTATCTGACCTGTGACCTTCTTGGCCAGGAAGAAATTCTGGCAAATGTGTCCCAAACATTTGGGTCCAAGATCTATGTTGATAAAGCCTCTAATCCAGAGTGTTTCCAAGCTCTAACCCTAACATTTCCTGACATTATCTCTGAAGATTCCTCGTCCCGCTTCCAGGTATTAGATGGATTTCCTAAACTATATGAAAGAGCAAAAGCAAAGCTTTTGGAGGCCCAAGCTCACTGCCAGCCTGCCCCTCTCATAATCCGCCCATCAGCACAGTGGTATGCATGTGAGGAAGAGTTCTCGGAGAATGAAAGTCAAAGAAAACTGAGAATGAATGAAGCAGTAAGGGACCAATTTGGTGTTTGGCATGTTTGTTACTCCATTCACTCATCCAAGGAAGAATTAGAATGGGCCCTGCAACTTCTTGTGCCTAAATGGGTTGTTTCAACAACCCCCAGTTGTAGGGCCATGGAGCTAGATTTTGTTAAGAAACACTGCTTTGGCAATCAAGTAGCTCCAAATGACCCTATCTGGAAGCTTCTTGATATTGCCACCGAAGGTTCTCTAGATTTGGATGTATCCGTCAAAGGTGTTAGTGGTTCTCCTATGGTTGAAGAGCACACCCAAACTTATGCTCAACCTCAATTTGAACCAGTAAAAGTATCTACTGGCCTAAAAGGACTTATAAAATTGTCCCCTCCAAGCAAAAAAGTGACATTATTTGGAAGAGCAAGACTTGGTCTCCAAGATTTTAGTTTTTCACATGAAGGTCCAATAGTTGCATCTATCAACAATAACCCTCCACAAATATCTGCCAGCAAAGTAGAAGAATTCTCATTCCAGGAGGAAACTGAAGTGAAATGCCATAAGTCAGAAAGCAAGACAGGTATAGCAGATATTGAAGTGCAATGTCTGAAGTCAGTGGATAAAGAGACTGAAGTTCTTAACAATGCTTCTTTAACAATTGGATCATCAAAGAGCTATAGTGAAAGATTGAGGAAGTTTTATAGGACAATGAATGTTCCTGTGCCTCAGCCTCTTCCCTCCTTAGTGGAGCTTATGAAAGCCAACAAGTGTGCCAAGAGGAAATTTGAGTTATAG
- the LOC115963749 gene encoding uncharacterized protein LOC115963749 isoform X3 has translation MPIEMPKGLPFSVDTWTSSSKRKRHHFLTHAHKDHSFGISSHFSFPIYSTLLTKTLVLQHYPQLDDSLFVEIEIGQSVVVDDPDGAFTVTAFDANHCPGAVMFLFEGNFGNILHTGDCRLTAECVQSLPKKFVGKKGKVPRCQLDYVFLDCTFGRFRQNLPSKHSAIQQVLDGFPKLYERAKAKLLEAQAHCQPAPLIIRPSAQWYACEEEFSENESQRKLRMNEAVRDQFGVWHVCYSIHSSKEELEWALQLLVPKWVVSTTPSCRAMELDFVKKHCFGNQVAPNDPIWKLLDIATEGSLDLDVSVKGVSGSPMVEEHTQTYAQPQFEPVKVSTGLKGLIKLSPPSKKVTLFGRARLGLQDFSFSHEGPIVASINNNPPQISASKVEEFSFQEETEVKCHKSESKTGIADIEVQCLKSVDKETEVLNNASLTIGSSKSYSERLRKFYRTMNVPVPQPLPSLVELMKANKCAKRKFEL, from the exons ATGCCAATAGAAATGCCCAAAGGGCTACCATTCTCAGTGGACACGTGGACTTCttcttcaaagagaaagaggcaCCACTTTTTAACTCATGCCCACAAAGACCACTCCTTTGGCATCTCTTCCCACTTCTCTTTCCCTATCTACTCAACCCTTCTCACCAAGACTCTGGTCCTTCAACACTACCCCCAG CTTGATGATTCATTGTTTGTGGAAATTGAAATTGGGCAATCGGTGGTTGTGGACGATCCTGATGGGGCTTTCACTGTCACGGCTTTTGATGCCAACCACTGCCCTG GAGCTGTAATGTTCTTGTTTGAAGGCAATTTTGGTAATATCTTGCACACAGGAGATTGCAGACTCACGGCTGAGTGTGTACAAAGTTTACCAAAGAAGTTTGTTGGCAAGAAAGGAAAAGTACCAAGGTGTCAACTTGATTATGTTTTCCTAGACTGCACATTTGGGAGATTTCGTCAGAACCTTCCCAGCAAGCACTCAGCAATCCAACAG GTATTAGATGGATTTCCTAAACTATATGAAAGAGCAAAAGCAAAGCTTTTGGAGGCCCAAGCTCACTGCCAGCCTGCCCCTCTCATAATCCGCCCATCAGCACAGTGGTATGCATGTGAGGAAGAGTTCTCGGAGAATGAAAGTCAAAGAAAACTGAGAATGAATGAAGCAGTAAGGGACCAATTTGGTGTTTGGCATGTTTGTTACTCCATTCACTCATCCAAGGAAGAATTAGAATGGGCCCTGCAACTTCTTGTGCCTAAATGGGTTGTTTCAACAACCCCCAGTTGTAGGGCCATGGAGCTAGATTTTGTTAAGAAACACTGCTTTGGCAATCAAGTAGCTCCAAATGACCCTATCTGGAAGCTTCTTGATATTGCCACCGAAGGTTCTCTAGATTTGGATGTATCCGTCAAAGGTGTTAGTGGTTCTCCTATGGTTGAAGAGCACACCCAAACTTATGCTCAACCTCAATTTGAACCAGTAAAAGTATCTACTGGCCTAAAAGGACTTATAAAATTGTCCCCTCCAAGCAAAAAAGTGACATTATTTGGAAGAGCAAGACTTGGTCTCCAAGATTTTAGTTTTTCACATGAAGGTCCAATAGTTGCATCTATCAACAATAACCCTCCACAAATATCTGCCAGCAAAGTAGAAGAATTCTCATTCCAGGAGGAAACTGAAGTGAAATGCCATAAGTCAGAAAGCAAGACAGGTATAGCAGATATTGAAGTGCAATGTCTGAAGTCAGTGGATAAAGAGACTGAAGTTCTTAACAATGCTTCTTTAACAATTGGATCATCAAAGAGCTATAGTGAAAGATTGAGGAAGTTTTATAGGACAATGAATGTTCCTGTGCCTCAGCCTCTTCCCTCCTTAGTGGAGCTTATGAAAGCCAACAAGTGTGCCAAGAGGAAATTTGAGTTATAG
- the LOC115963749 gene encoding 5' exonuclease Apollo isoform X2, producing MPIEMPKGLPFSVDTWTSSSKRKRHHFLTHAHKDHSFGISSHFSFPIYSTLLTKTLVLQHYPQLDDSLFVEIEIGQSVVVDDPDGAFTVTAFDANHCPGAVMFLFEGNFGNILHTGDCRLTAECVQSLPKKFVGKKGKVPRCQLDYVFLDCTFGRFRQNLPSKHSAIQQEEILANVSQTFGSKIYVDKASNPECFQALTLTFPDIISEDSSSRFQVLDGFPKLYERAKAKLLEAQAHCQPAPLIIRPSAQWYACEEEFSENESQRKLRMNEAVRDQFGVWHVCYSIHSSKEELEWALQLLVPKWVVSTTPSCRAMELDFVKKHCFGNQVAPNDPIWKLLDIATEGSLDLDVSVKGVSGSPMVEEHTQTYAQPQFEPVKVSTGLKGLIKLSPPSKKVTLFGRARLGLQDFSFSHEGPIVASINNNPPQISASKVEEFSFQEETEVKCHKSESKTGIADIEVQCLKSVDKETEVLNNASLTIGSSKSYSERLRKFYRTMNVPVPQPLPSLVELMKANKCAKRKFEL from the exons ATGCCAATAGAAATGCCCAAAGGGCTACCATTCTCAGTGGACACGTGGACTTCttcttcaaagagaaagaggcaCCACTTTTTAACTCATGCCCACAAAGACCACTCCTTTGGCATCTCTTCCCACTTCTCTTTCCCTATCTACTCAACCCTTCTCACCAAGACTCTGGTCCTTCAACACTACCCCCAG CTTGATGATTCATTGTTTGTGGAAATTGAAATTGGGCAATCGGTGGTTGTGGACGATCCTGATGGGGCTTTCACTGTCACGGCTTTTGATGCCAACCACTGCCCTG GAGCTGTAATGTTCTTGTTTGAAGGCAATTTTGGTAATATCTTGCACACAGGAGATTGCAGACTCACGGCTGAGTGTGTACAAAGTTTACCAAAGAAGTTTGTTGGCAAGAAAGGAAAAGTACCAAGGTGTCAACTTGATTATGTTTTCCTAGACTGCACATTTGGGAGATTTCGTCAGAACCTTCCCAGCAAGCACTCAGCAATCCAACAG GAAGAAATTCTGGCAAATGTGTCCCAAACATTTGGGTCCAAGATCTATGTTGATAAAGCCTCTAATCCAGAGTGTTTCCAAGCTCTAACCCTAACATTTCCTGACATTATCTCTGAAGATTCCTCGTCCCGCTTCCAGGTATTAGATGGATTTCCTAAACTATATGAAAGAGCAAAAGCAAAGCTTTTGGAGGCCCAAGCTCACTGCCAGCCTGCCCCTCTCATAATCCGCCCATCAGCACAGTGGTATGCATGTGAGGAAGAGTTCTCGGAGAATGAAAGTCAAAGAAAACTGAGAATGAATGAAGCAGTAAGGGACCAATTTGGTGTTTGGCATGTTTGTTACTCCATTCACTCATCCAAGGAAGAATTAGAATGGGCCCTGCAACTTCTTGTGCCTAAATGGGTTGTTTCAACAACCCCCAGTTGTAGGGCCATGGAGCTAGATTTTGTTAAGAAACACTGCTTTGGCAATCAAGTAGCTCCAAATGACCCTATCTGGAAGCTTCTTGATATTGCCACCGAAGGTTCTCTAGATTTGGATGTATCCGTCAAAGGTGTTAGTGGTTCTCCTATGGTTGAAGAGCACACCCAAACTTATGCTCAACCTCAATTTGAACCAGTAAAAGTATCTACTGGCCTAAAAGGACTTATAAAATTGTCCCCTCCAAGCAAAAAAGTGACATTATTTGGAAGAGCAAGACTTGGTCTCCAAGATTTTAGTTTTTCACATGAAGGTCCAATAGTTGCATCTATCAACAATAACCCTCCACAAATATCTGCCAGCAAAGTAGAAGAATTCTCATTCCAGGAGGAAACTGAAGTGAAATGCCATAAGTCAGAAAGCAAGACAGGTATAGCAGATATTGAAGTGCAATGTCTGAAGTCAGTGGATAAAGAGACTGAAGTTCTTAACAATGCTTCTTTAACAATTGGATCATCAAAGAGCTATAGTGAAAGATTGAGGAAGTTTTATAGGACAATGAATGTTCCTGTGCCTCAGCCTCTTCCCTCCTTAGTGGAGCTTATGAAAGCCAACAAGTGTGCCAAGAGGAAATTTGAGTTATAG
- the LOC115963749 gene encoding protein artemis isoform X4 produces the protein MFLFEGNFGNILHTGDCRLTAECVQSLPKKFVGKKGKVPRCQLDYVFLDCTFGRFRQNLPSKHSAIQQVINCIWKHPDAPVVYLTCDLLGQEEILANVSQTFGSKIYVDKASNPECFQALTLTFPDIISEDSSSRFQVLDGFPKLYERAKAKLLEAQAHCQPAPLIIRPSAQWYACEEEFSENESQRKLRMNEAVRDQFGVWHVCYSIHSSKEELEWALQLLVPKWVVSTTPSCRAMELDFVKKHCFGNQVAPNDPIWKLLDIATEGSLDLDVSVKGVSGSPMVEEHTQTYAQPQFEPVKVSTGLKGLIKLSPPSKKVTLFGRARLGLQDFSFSHEGPIVASINNNPPQISASKVEEFSFQEETEVKCHKSESKTGIADIEVQCLKSVDKETEVLNNASLTIGSSKSYSERLRKFYRTMNVPVPQPLPSLVELMKANKCAKRKFEL, from the exons ATGTTCTTGTTTGAAGGCAATTTTGGTAATATCTTGCACACAGGAGATTGCAGACTCACGGCTGAGTGTGTACAAAGTTTACCAAAGAAGTTTGTTGGCAAGAAAGGAAAAGTACCAAGGTGTCAACTTGATTATGTTTTCCTAGACTGCACATTTGGGAGATTTCGTCAGAACCTTCCCAGCAAGCACTCAGCAATCCAACAG GTTATTAATTGTATATGGAAGCATCCTGATGCCCCTGTGGTTTATCTGACCTGTGACCTTCTTGGCCAGGAAGAAATTCTGGCAAATGTGTCCCAAACATTTGGGTCCAAGATCTATGTTGATAAAGCCTCTAATCCAGAGTGTTTCCAAGCTCTAACCCTAACATTTCCTGACATTATCTCTGAAGATTCCTCGTCCCGCTTCCAGGTATTAGATGGATTTCCTAAACTATATGAAAGAGCAAAAGCAAAGCTTTTGGAGGCCCAAGCTCACTGCCAGCCTGCCCCTCTCATAATCCGCCCATCAGCACAGTGGTATGCATGTGAGGAAGAGTTCTCGGAGAATGAAAGTCAAAGAAAACTGAGAATGAATGAAGCAGTAAGGGACCAATTTGGTGTTTGGCATGTTTGTTACTCCATTCACTCATCCAAGGAAGAATTAGAATGGGCCCTGCAACTTCTTGTGCCTAAATGGGTTGTTTCAACAACCCCCAGTTGTAGGGCCATGGAGCTAGATTTTGTTAAGAAACACTGCTTTGGCAATCAAGTAGCTCCAAATGACCCTATCTGGAAGCTTCTTGATATTGCCACCGAAGGTTCTCTAGATTTGGATGTATCCGTCAAAGGTGTTAGTGGTTCTCCTATGGTTGAAGAGCACACCCAAACTTATGCTCAACCTCAATTTGAACCAGTAAAAGTATCTACTGGCCTAAAAGGACTTATAAAATTGTCCCCTCCAAGCAAAAAAGTGACATTATTTGGAAGAGCAAGACTTGGTCTCCAAGATTTTAGTTTTTCACATGAAGGTCCAATAGTTGCATCTATCAACAATAACCCTCCACAAATATCTGCCAGCAAAGTAGAAGAATTCTCATTCCAGGAGGAAACTGAAGTGAAATGCCATAAGTCAGAAAGCAAGACAGGTATAGCAGATATTGAAGTGCAATGTCTGAAGTCAGTGGATAAAGAGACTGAAGTTCTTAACAATGCTTCTTTAACAATTGGATCATCAAAGAGCTATAGTGAAAGATTGAGGAAGTTTTATAGGACAATGAATGTTCCTGTGCCTCAGCCTCTTCCCTCCTTAGTGGAGCTTATGAAAGCCAACAAGTGTGCCAAGAGGAAATTTGAGTTATAG